A single region of the Mycobacterium avium subsp. avium genome encodes:
- a CDS encoding ABC transporter family substrate-binding protein yields the protein MSVPRRVRRVFMVLGGLVSVVGLVLSACTVNPPPAPQSTDTPHNSVPPPPRVSQIIMGIDSIGAGFNPHLLSDLSPVNAAISALVLPSAFRPVPDPNTPTGSRWEMDPTLLVSAEVTSQNPFTVTYKIRPEAQWTDNAPIAADDFWYLWHQMVSQPGVVDPAGYDLITGVQSLEGGKQAVVTFSEPYPAWKELFNNILPAHIVKDVPGGFAAGLARALPVTGGQFRVESIDPQRDEILIARNDRYWGPPAKPGLILFRRAGAPAALADSVRNGDTQVAQVHGGSAAFAQLSAIPDVRTARIVTPRVMQLTLRATQPKLADTQVRKAILGLLDVDLLAAVGAGSDNTVTLDQAQIRAPSDPGYEPTAPPAMTTPAALALLEGAGYKVEPNTSASPATPAPGPPNTGPPEVIRGRISKDGQQLSLAIGVAANDPTAVAVANTAADQLRNVGIAATVLALDPVTLYRDALNDNRVDAIVGWHQAGGNLATRLAARYGCPALQSTQVPASTEPTPTSPAPGGPAPSTGPATRSATPTSTPPPSRPADPNALVQAPSNLTGICDRSIQSNIDAALNGTKNINDVITAVEPRLWNMSTVLPILQDTTIVAAGPSVQNVSLSGAVPVGIVGDAGQWTKTGP from the coding sequence ATCAGCGTGCCGAGACGAGTGCGCCGGGTGTTCATGGTGCTCGGCGGCCTGGTTTCGGTGGTCGGCCTGGTGCTTTCGGCGTGCACGGTCAACCCGCCGCCGGCCCCGCAGAGCACCGACACGCCGCACAATTCGGTGCCGCCGCCGCCCCGGGTCAGCCAGATCATCATGGGCATCGACTCGATCGGGGCGGGCTTCAATCCGCACCTGCTCTCCGACCTGTCCCCGGTCAACGCGGCGATCAGCGCGCTGGTGCTGCCCAGCGCGTTCCGGCCGGTGCCCGATCCCAACACGCCCACCGGCTCCCGCTGGGAGATGGACCCGACCCTGTTGGTGTCCGCGGAGGTGACGAGCCAGAACCCGTTCACGGTGACCTACAAGATCCGGCCCGAGGCGCAGTGGACCGACAACGCCCCGATCGCCGCCGACGACTTCTGGTATCTGTGGCACCAGATGGTCAGCCAGCCCGGGGTCGTCGACCCGGCCGGCTACGACCTGATCACCGGCGTGCAGTCGCTGGAAGGCGGCAAGCAGGCGGTGGTCACCTTCTCCGAGCCCTACCCGGCGTGGAAAGAGTTGTTCAACAACATCCTTCCGGCGCACATCGTCAAGGACGTGCCCGGCGGTTTCGCCGCCGGTCTGGCCCGGGCGCTTCCGGTCACCGGCGGGCAGTTCCGGGTGGAGAGCATCGACCCGCAGCGCGACGAGATCCTGATCGCCCGCAACGACCGCTATTGGGGGCCCCCGGCCAAGCCCGGGCTCATCCTGTTCCGGCGCGCGGGAGCGCCTGCGGCCCTTGCCGATTCGGTGCGCAACGGCGACACCCAGGTGGCGCAGGTGCACGGCGGCTCGGCGGCGTTCGCGCAGCTGTCCGCCATCCCCGACGTGCGGACCGCCCGGATCGTCACACCGCGGGTCATGCAGCTCACGCTGCGCGCCACCCAGCCCAAACTTGCCGACACGCAAGTGCGTAAGGCGATCCTGGGATTGCTCGACGTCGACCTGCTCGCGGCGGTGGGCGCGGGCAGCGACAACACCGTCACCCTGGACCAGGCCCAGATCCGGGCGCCCAGCGACCCCGGCTACGAGCCGACCGCCCCGCCGGCGATGACGACACCGGCGGCGCTGGCGTTGCTGGAAGGCGCCGGGTACAAGGTGGAGCCCAACACGTCGGCCTCACCGGCGACGCCCGCCCCGGGTCCGCCCAACACCGGGCCGCCCGAGGTCATCCGGGGCCGGATCAGCAAGGACGGCCAACAGCTCTCGCTGGCCATCGGGGTGGCGGCCAACGACCCGACCGCGGTGGCGGTGGCCAACACCGCCGCCGACCAGCTGCGCAACGTCGGCATCGCCGCCACCGTGCTGGCGCTGGACCCGGTCACCCTCTACCGCGACGCGCTGAACGACAACCGGGTGGACGCGATCGTCGGATGGCATCAGGCGGGCGGCAACCTGGCCACCCGGCTGGCCGCCCGCTACGGCTGTCCGGCGCTGCAGTCCACCCAGGTGCCGGCCTCCACCGAGCCGACGCCCACGTCGCCCGCCCCGGGCGGGCCCGCCCCGTCGACCGGACCGGCCACCAGGTCGGCAACCCCCACCTCGACACCACCGCCGAGCCGGCCCGCCGACCCCAATGCCCTGGTACAGGCGCCGTCCAACCTCACCGGCATCTGCGATCGCAGCATCCAGTCCAACATCGACGCCGCCCTCAACGGCACCAAGAACATCAACGACGTGATCACCGCGGTCGAACCGCGACTGTGGAACATGTCCACGGTGCTGCCGATCCTGCAGGACACCACCATCGTGGCGGCCGGCCCGAGCGTGCAGAACGTCAGCCTGTCCGGCGCGGTCCCGGTCGGCATCGTCGGTGACGCCGGCCAATGGACCAAGACCGGGCCGTAG